TCACCGCATGCAGCAAGCACCAAACTGCCTACCATCAGACCTGTAAACAGAATTCCATAAGTTTTTGGCTTCATTCCGCAGCAGTCCCTTTATATTTGGTAAAGAACTCTTCAATTTGTTCAGCGGTATATCCTGCGGTTGCGCCTTCAGCCTGCATTCCGCCTTCCAGGCGATCCTTCTCCACGCCATTTTCAAAATAGACGAGGGTTGGTGTAAACTCGATATTGTAACCTCTCCAGCCGTCCTCAAATTCTTTGAGGTTAAATTGAGGGAGATCAACGCCTGCTTCATCAGCAATCGGCATCAGCTGCGGTGTGGTTGCCCGGCAGTGAGGACAATCAGAAGCGAAAAAGTAAGTAAAGAAGCTTTCTTTGTTCGAAATTTTAGTATCAAGCTCCTCAGGTAATATGATATTCTGATAATTTGGATCCTCTAAAATTTCACGTGTTGCAGGAGCAAGATCTGATTCTGGAAGACCATACACTTCATTAATGTTATTTTTATTCAGCTCATTCATGGTAATCAGTGCACCAATCAGGATGACAAATACGGCAATAAAGGCGATAATGGCCTTGCTTGACTTTTTGCTTGCCTTGGTATTCGATTTTGCTGTGGATTTTGTGGTGTTTTTCGTTTTTGAACTCATATCCATCCCCCGTCATAATTAATACTAAGGACAAGCCTTAGATGCCATTCATTATACAACATTACACTGTGTAGTGAAACAGGGGAAGCAAGTTATATTTGTGAACTAAATTGATGAATTATAAAAATGATGAACTAAGTCAGAACAGGATGATGAAAAAATGGCGATACGCCTGCCTATACAATTTGCTGAACGAATGAAGAAGATGCTTGGCGATGAGTATGAACAATTTGTGAAGTCATATGAGAGTGCGCCTCGTGCTGGCATCCGTGTTAATACGTTAAAAATAGATCCTGTGTCATTTGCTGAGATCACTCCGTTTCCATTGAAACCCATCCCATGGTGTGAGACAGGATATTATATCCCTGCCGGCAGCAAGCCAGGCCTCACTCCATTTTACCATGCAGGTCTATATTACGTTCAAGAACCAAGCGCAATGGCACCGGTGGAGCTGCTGGAAGCCAAGCCTGGTGATCATGTACTTGATCTGTGTGCTGCTCCGGGCGGGAAATCGACCCAGATCGCCGCACAGCTTCAGGGAAGCGGCATACTGGTGACAAATGATATCAGTACGGACCGGACCAAAGCGCTTGCCAAAAATATAGAAATGTATGGCGTTCGAAATGCAGTGGTGCTTAATGAAAGCCCAGATCGCATAGCCGATGCGTTCCCGCATTATTTTGATAAAATACTAATAGATGCTCCTTGCTCCGGGGAAGGAATGTTTCGTAAGGATGAGGACATGGTGCGGCAATGGGAGCACCACTCCATTGAGCGCTGTGTCCTGATGCAGCGTGATATATTAGATACCGCGGCGAGGCTGCTTGCTCCTGGGGGAAGAATCGTCTACTCAACCTGTACGTTTGCTCCAGAGGAGAACGAAGGCATGATTGGAGAGTTTCTTCGGAAGAACCCATCGTTCCGAGTTGTTCCTGTCCGTCATGTGAGCGGGATATCCGGTGGTCATCCTGAGTGGATAGAGCAGGCTGCGGCCGAAGAGCAATTTGAGGGACTCCAGATCGAGCCTGTATCGCAGGATGAGCATCCTGATCTGTATGCCCAGCTTCAAGGCACAGGAAGATTATGGCCGCATTTAGTGGAAGGAGAAGGACATTTTGTCGCCGTGCTTCAGCATGACGGTACCCCTCTTGACGAACCTGCTGATCAGCCATTATACGTGCATAGTACAGTGGAGAAGGGATCCGCTCACGGTAGAAACGCCGCCCTGATGAAGAAGCAGAAGCACAACGTCAAGCATGGGGGAGCGAAGCACAGAAACCGGTCTGAGCAAATGCCAGTGGATGCGGAGTCGGTCTTTCGAGCATTTGCTGCTGAGCAGCTGAATGCGGAGCTGCCAGGACAAACGGTATTGTATGGAGAGAAAGTATACCAGACGCCCACTCGGCCGGAACGGCTTGCAGGACTTCGAGTCATACGTGCAGGATGGTTTATGGGATCGGTTAAGAATGGGCGATTCATACCTTCCCAGGCATTAGCTTCCGCACTGAACGCAGAGGAAGTGAAGCGGAGTGTACAGCTTACCTCAGATAGCAGTGAGGCAGTCAAATATTTAAAAGGTGAAACACTGGAAATAAGTGAGGATCGACTGGTTAAGTCAGGCACTGCTTCCTCAAAAGGATACACGCTCGTGACCGTTGACGGCTATTCCGTTGGCTGGGCGAAATGGCAGGATGGCAGACTCAAAAATGAATATCCGGCAGGATGGAGGTGGACCTCGGTATGAGTGAGAACACGATGAAAAAAACAGTCAAAAAGCTGCGGATTGATAAAATACTGAGCCACATGGGGTACGGGACCCGATCTGAAATAAAAAAAGCCGTCAAGAACGGCTATGTTACCGTGAATGGTAAAACGATTAAAGACAGCGGTATGCAGGTTGATCCTGACCTTGATATTGTTGATATCGATGGAGAAGTGGTGAAATATAGAGAGTTTATCTACTTAATGCTGCATAAGCCTCCTGGAGTCATCTCGGCTACAGAAGATGTAAGAGAAGAAACGGTTATTGATTTGCTGGATGAAGAATATATCATTTTTCAGCCGTTCCCGGTGGGAAGGTTGGATAAGGATACGGAAGGTTTGCTCCTGCTCACCAATGACGGACAGCTTGCTCATAATCTGCTGTCTCCACGGAAGCATGTCCCGAAGACGTATGAGGCGAAGGTCGTCGGAAGTATTGGAGATAAGGAAATTAAAGCCTTTCAGCAGGGGGTTACTCTGGATGATGGTTATGTTACGAAGCCGGCAGAGCTGATCGTTACCTCGAGAGAACAAACAGATACGGGAATGATCTCGAATATTCAGGTGACGATTCATGAGGGCAAATTCCATCAAGTCAAGCGGATGTTTGAATCCGTAGACTCTAAGGTGCTCTATTTAAAACGGATTTCGATGGGAAGTCTCAGGCTCGACCCGGAGCTTCCGATAGGAACCTATCGGGAGTTGACAGAAGAAGAACTAAACAGCCTTATCAATTGATTTTTGATGTATTGTACAAAATAGAGAGTAAGGATGGATAGGATATGACATATCGATTAATCGCACTTGATGTGGACGGAACGCTGTTAAATGACCATCATGAATTGTCAGAGGCAAATAAGAAGAGTATACAGCAGGCTGCCAAGAATGGCGCTGAATTTGTTCTATGTACGGGCAGAGGTCCTGTTAATACGATTCCCATTATGGAGGGTATGGGACTTGGCGGATACGTCATCACTCACAATGGTGCAGCAACGGTAGATATCAAGTCTCGTGAGGTGGTTGATCAGTTTCCGATACAGGCTGAAGAGCTGATGCCATATATCGATTACTGCCGTGATCACGGCATTCATTTTGACGTAAATACGGCGTTTGGGCTGTATGTTGACCGTGCAGACGAAATGACGCTAGAGGTTCGGAGCATGTATGAGGCTGTATTCCTTACACCGTTGGATCTTCCTGTATGGGCGGATCTAAGAGAGCCTGTAGTGAAGTTCTCGGCCTTTGGAAGCTTAGAAGCCATGGATGCATTGGAGAAGGAGTGGAGAACGTGGAATAGTCCATTTTATATGGTTCGCAGCGGGGACTTTTTCCTCGATCTGATGCACAAGGATGCTTCCAAAGGAGCGGCGCTGCAGCGATTGGCTGAGAAAAGAGGATATCGCCCAGAGGAAGTACTCGCAATAGGGAATTATTACAATGACATTACAATGCTCATCTTTGCGGGTAAAGGGATTGCAATGGATAATTCACCTGTCGAAGTGAAGGCGGCAGCCGATGAGGTTACCTTGTCGAACAATGACAGCGGGGTTCATCATGCGTTAGTTAAGCATGTGGTCAATGTGTAAGTAATATTCTTCCTCTCATTAGGGCATTCTAGATGCATAGCCAGCTAACACATGGTTACAGTTATAATTTCCGGCATAATTAGGAGGTAGTTATATCGTGAGCTATCATATTCGGCTAAGACCTGATCTAAGAACATCGAATGGTGAAGTCCATGACATCATGGTGGAACATCAATATGCAGGCTCACTAATCCTTGTATTCCGGGAAGGACAAAGACTGGCAGGAAGTGTCCAGTTGGATGCAGAAAGTATTCCCGGAGATGCTAAGGATGAGATTATTGCCTACGTGCAAGAATATGTGCTTCAATTCCGTGATGCAGTAGCCGCTGAGCACTTTGATATTATGTTATCGTGGGGCAGGGTTGAGTGCGTTCTGGGTGATGAAGAGGTATACGAAGAGTACACGCTTGATGATGTTATGGATGAGAGCTCTGAAGAAGGCTTGATTGAGCATGGGGCTTTTCATACGGAGGAGCCATCGGTTTTTCGGTATGAAGCTGAGACTGGTGAAATGCAGATTGAACTGATAAGTAGTGGCCGGAACGTGTCCTCATATGAGCTGCAAACAGGAAATGGCTATAGGATTGCTGAAGCTGTGCTTAAGCAGTATGGGACAGATATCAAGGGAATTGTGGACTGGCTCATTGACCCTGACGAAGAGGACCTTGAAACTGCGGAAGAGCTGCTGGTATCCGAGGTTAACGATGAAGAAATTGATACAATAACGATAGATATGCAATTTGAAGGTCAGCGTGTTGCACTGTTAGAGCTGGAGCATCGAGATTTTGTCGAGCTGGATGATGAGGAGACCGATGAGGGACCGGATTGGGATGAAGACGGCATGGAGCTGAAAATGACGGTTCACGAATCTGTTAATGAGAACTGCTACGCCACTCTGATTCGTCATGACCGCGATATCCTGACATATGAGCTGTTTTTTAAGGAAAATGGAGGATATCCGGCAGCAACAGCGACGGTCGATATTAGTGATGTTGAAATTTCAGGCTACATCGACTTTTATATTCATCCAAGTGAAGAGCAGCGTGAGCAGCTGTTTCTGCTCATGGCTCGGGAGCTTGACAAAGAAACGGATGTGAATGAGCTTCACCTGACGATGCTCTACCGAAATGCCGTAATTGATGAGATTGAGCTAGCTGAGTTAGATTGACCATGATTTGAAGCATGAGCAGCCTATACGCAGTATAGCCAGTAGAAGAGAAAACAGCATTCGATCGAGACTTCTCCTAATAGGAGTGCGAAGTCCCGTTCGAGTGCTGTTTTTGTTTTGGATAGAGATATATCTTGACTCTGAGCTGGTTAGCAGAGCTTATCCGTGAATACGCAGACCCTTTGGTCGTTTATTCTTAAGCTGACCGCTGCTTGCTTTTGCCCACCCCACAGGGTAACCCCTTGTTGTCACCATTACCCAGCCTTGAAGCGGGGCATCCAGAGTAAGGGTCTCGCCGCGAAGATAAGCCTGCAGCTCCGTGGAGTCGGGTGGAAGATCATAGGACAGCAGTGCCTGCTCTGGAGCAGCTGACATCGCCAGCGCATGTGCTGGTTCGAACCTTCCCTTCTTCCAATCTCCAAGATGAAGTCCAGGGCGAGGGGTTTTTAATCCCTTCAGTTGTTCCTCTGAGATGCTAAGCCCACTCGTTTCGGGCAAATAGTATAATGCTTCCCCATAGAGGAGTGGCCTACCGGGCTGTAGTGAGAAACCAGGGAGATTCGTGTCCGCCCATTCTTGATATCCGGCCCAGGCTTCTGTAACTCCGGCTGCAGCGTTCTTTTTCCCTCTTTTTCGCGGCTTGGCTGCAGGCAGCTGTCCATGGGCTCGTTCGGTTCCTTCACTGGCGGCCTTTTTCTTGAGCAGAGCAACAAAATGTCCCTCTCCTTCACTCCGATGCGGCCAGATTCGTTCGGTCCGGACCCACTCCATATCCTTATATTCGTTTATGAAACGCTCTACCGTATCCTCATTTTCCTGTCGGTTAAATGTACAGGTGGAATAGGCGAGATGTCCTCCGGGCTTCAGCATCTTATAGGCCTCCTGCAGAATGTCCCACTGGCGGGCAGCACACATGTGAACAGAGGATAGAGACCATTCGTTAATGGCTTCAACATCTTTACGAAACATGCCTTCACCAGAGCAGGGCGCATCAAGCATAATTCGATCAAATGCTTCCGGGAACCGGGCGGACAGCTCATCAGGAGTGGCATTCACGACCACCGTCCGGGCTAGTCCGGTTCTTTCTACGTTTTCCGCAAGGATTCGTGCCCGGCCGTTATGAATTTCGTTAGAGACGAGGAGACCCGTATCCTTCATTTTGACAGCCATATGCGTCGTCTTGCCGCCAGGTGCTGCTGCAAGGTCCAAGACAGTTTCGTATGGCTGTGGATTAAGCAGCTCGATCGCGGACATTGCCGAAGGCTCCTGAATATAATATAACCCGGCAGTATGATAAGGGTGCTTGCCAGGTCTATCTTGACTATTGTAATAGTATCCTGTGCTGCACCAAGGAACCTTGCTAAGCTGGAACTGCTGGGCAATGGGCTGTATATCTTCTTCCTTGAGCTTCAGGGTGTTGAGCCGGAGAGCCTGTGTACGCGGCTTGTTGTAGCTATCCAGAAATGCAGTCGTCTCCTGCCCGAGCATGGATTTCATCTGATCGATAAAGTCCTGGGGCAGTGTTTCCTTACTCATGTTTTTTCAAAACTCCTTCG
This sequence is a window from Paenibacillus urinalis. Protein-coding genes within it:
- a CDS encoding RsmB/NOP family class I SAM-dependent RNA methyltransferase; its protein translation is MSKETLPQDFIDQMKSMLGQETTAFLDSYNKPRTQALRLNTLKLKEEDIQPIAQQFQLSKVPWCSTGYYYNSQDRPGKHPYHTAGLYYIQEPSAMSAIELLNPQPYETVLDLAAAPGGKTTHMAVKMKDTGLLVSNEIHNGRARILAENVERTGLARTVVVNATPDELSARFPEAFDRIMLDAPCSGEGMFRKDVEAINEWSLSSVHMCAARQWDILQEAYKMLKPGGHLAYSTCTFNRQENEDTVERFINEYKDMEWVRTERIWPHRSEGEGHFVALLKKKAASEGTERAHGQLPAAKPRKRGKKNAAAGVTEAWAGYQEWADTNLPGFSLQPGRPLLYGEALYYLPETSGLSISEEQLKGLKTPRPGLHLGDWKKGRFEPAHALAMSAAPEQALLSYDLPPDSTELQAYLRGETLTLDAPLQGWVMVTTRGYPVGWAKASSGQLKNKRPKGLRIHG
- a CDS encoding thioredoxin family protein; its protein translation is MSSKTKNTTKSTAKSNTKASKKSSKAIIAFIAVFVILIGALITMNELNKNNINEVYGLPESDLAPATREILEDPNYQNIILPEELDTKISNKESFFTYFFASDCPHCRATTPQLMPIADEAGVDLPQFNLKEFEDGWRGYNIEFTPTLVYFENGVEKDRLEGGMQAEGATAGYTAEQIEEFFTKYKGTAAE
- a CDS encoding Cof-type HAD-IIB family hydrolase; the encoded protein is MTYRLIALDVDGTLLNDHHELSEANKKSIQQAAKNGAEFVLCTGRGPVNTIPIMEGMGLGGYVITHNGAATVDIKSREVVDQFPIQAEELMPYIDYCRDHGIHFDVNTAFGLYVDRADEMTLEVRSMYEAVFLTPLDLPVWADLREPVVKFSAFGSLEAMDALEKEWRTWNSPFYMVRSGDFFLDLMHKDASKGAALQRLAEKRGYRPEEVLAIGNYYNDITMLIFAGKGIAMDNSPVEVKAAADEVTLSNNDSGVHHALVKHVVNV
- a CDS encoding pseudouridine synthase, giving the protein MSENTMKKTVKKLRIDKILSHMGYGTRSEIKKAVKNGYVTVNGKTIKDSGMQVDPDLDIVDIDGEVVKYREFIYLMLHKPPGVISATEDVREETVIDLLDEEYIIFQPFPVGRLDKDTEGLLLLTNDGQLAHNLLSPRKHVPKTYEAKVVGSIGDKEIKAFQQGVTLDDGYVTKPAELIVTSREQTDTGMISNIQVTIHEGKFHQVKRMFESVDSKVLYLKRISMGSLRLDPELPIGTYRELTEEELNSLIN
- a CDS encoding RsmB/NOP family class I SAM-dependent RNA methyltransferase; translation: MAIRLPIQFAERMKKMLGDEYEQFVKSYESAPRAGIRVNTLKIDPVSFAEITPFPLKPIPWCETGYYIPAGSKPGLTPFYHAGLYYVQEPSAMAPVELLEAKPGDHVLDLCAAPGGKSTQIAAQLQGSGILVTNDISTDRTKALAKNIEMYGVRNAVVLNESPDRIADAFPHYFDKILIDAPCSGEGMFRKDEDMVRQWEHHSIERCVLMQRDILDTAARLLAPGGRIVYSTCTFAPEENEGMIGEFLRKNPSFRVVPVRHVSGISGGHPEWIEQAAAEEQFEGLQIEPVSQDEHPDLYAQLQGTGRLWPHLVEGEGHFVAVLQHDGTPLDEPADQPLYVHSTVEKGSAHGRNAALMKKQKHNVKHGGAKHRNRSEQMPVDAESVFRAFAAEQLNAELPGQTVLYGEKVYQTPTRPERLAGLRVIRAGWFMGSVKNGRFIPSQALASALNAEEVKRSVQLTSDSSEAVKYLKGETLEISEDRLVKSGTASSKGYTLVTVDGYSVGWAKWQDGRLKNEYPAGWRWTSV